The stretch of DNA CAGAGCTCTACGCAGCGGGCTCGAAGAAACTGCAAGTTGCTGGCGACGCTCTCGAGGTGTTGGTCGAACAGCTAGATCAATccttgaagaaggccgagattCCTGAGAGCTGGCTGACGATCGAGCCTGAGGAGAACGAATCACTGCCTGTCGCAGAAGATCTTCAAATCAACAGTTTCGCGCCATTTGAAAGGACCGAAGAGGAACCTCCTTCGCTTCTCAAAGACTGGAAGATCGCTGCCAAGGGCTTAGCTTTCAAGGAAGCATATGGCACCAAGACCGCACTCCGACCTGATGTTGGCGTCAAGACGGCAATTGTGCACATCAAGGAGCATCGTAGACTGACGCCATTGACGTACGACCGTAACATCTTCCACATTGAGTTTGACCTTGGCGACAGCGGAGTCAAATACGAGATTGGAGAGGCTTTGGGTATCCATGCGGAGAACGATCCAACTCAGGTTGAGGAGTTCATCAAGTGGTACGGGCTTGATCCAGCTCAGATTGTGGAGGTACCGTCCCGCGAGGATCCTCAACTGTTGGAGAACCGCACTGTGTATCAAGCTTTGCTCCAAAACGTTGACATCTTCGGTCGCCCACCGAAGCGATTCTACGAAGCGCTCAGCGAGTTtgccgatgatgagaaggagagaacCGAACTCCTGATGTTGGGTACTGGTGGCAACCAAGAAGCTGTGCTCGAATTCAAGCGCCGCGCAGAAGTGGACACCATCACCTATGCTGACATCTTGCTGGAATTCAAGTCGGCGCACCCTGGCTTCCACGACATTGTGCGCATTGTCAATCCGATGAAGCGCAGAGAGTATTCCATCGCATCCTCGCAAAAGGTCACTCCAAACAGTGTCAGCTTACTCATCGTCACCGTCAACTGGGTCGATCCCAAGGGCAGAGATCGCTTTGGTCAAGCAACTCGATATCTCGATAGCTTGCCCATCGGCGCTCCTGTCACGGTGTCCGTGAAGCCATCGGTCATGAAGCTGCCGCCCAAGACCACGCAGCCCATCATCATGGCAGGCCTGGGTACTGGACTTGCGCCCTTCCGTGCGTTCGTGCAAGAGCGAGCCTGGCAACGTGAGCAGGGCATGCCGATTGGTGATGTCTTCCTGTACATGGGTTCGCGACACAAACGCGAGGAGTACCTGTATGGAGAAGAATGGGAAGCATACCAGGACGCGGGCATCATTACCTTGCTCGGAGCTGCATTCTCTCGTGATCAGCCGCAGAAGATCTACATTCAGGACCGTATGCGACAGACACTGGGTGACATCCGTCGCGCATATCTCCGAGAGGAGGGTGCTTTCTACCTCTGCGGACCGACTTGGCCTGTGCCGGACGTCACCAATGTGCTCGAGGAGGCCGTTGAGACTGAGGCACGTGCtgaaggcaagaagaagagtgggCCAAAGGAGATCGAGAGGTTCAAGGAGGAGCAGCGATACATCCTTGAGGTGTACTAGTTATTTGATGGTCACTCGTTGTtgcgactatatagaattGACTGATATGGCATGATTTGCAGTGGAGTAAAAATGTAACTTGTTTTGTGTTCATTTCGGACTTGATTGACTGCGCTTTGAATTGCAGCTCCCAATCTCATCGACGCGTGAAGTCTGCGATCCGCTCCCAGCGAATTACGTCGGACCGGACGTGGCTGCGGTGCATGATGTAATCCAGCGTCAAGATCAAAGATATGCATTGCGAGCATTCAAACGTCTGCACTCCGCTtcgcatcttcttctgacATCGTCTCACAGAGGAGCAAAATGTTGTCACGTACTGTTCGTCGTGGATTCGTCCAAAGCCGCCATGTTCGCCCATTCCAAACATCAGCTACACGGCCATTACCATCGAAATACGACCAGGACAAGGACAGCATAAACACGACATCGAACGAATACAGCAAGTCATCTGGAGACGGTCAAGCAGCAGGAGAAGGCACAGCTTTCGATCCAAATCAAACGAGTCCAGAGAGTCAACATGAAAGTGCTCGACAAGAGAGCGGCTCTGTAAGCAAAGCAAAGCCCCAGATGAATCCCTGCTACAAGGGTGGTGACGACGATGCCGGGTTGGGCTTGTGAGAGTTTGGAGACTGACAAGCCGGGTCCTGCAGAACAGCGACAACCCTCTCAACGTGAGCCCTGCCAACCACGATATCAGTCGCACGAATGCGGATAAACAGCAGCATCAGGCACAAGGGAGCAAAGACGAGACGGGGGGAGGGAGTGGACGGTCGAGGTCCAGCGGTGGAGGCAGTCCGCAGAAGAGTGGTGGAGGGCAAtcaggtggtggtggatctGGTTGAGGACAGCAGGCGAGCGGAAGTGATGCTGCAGTGGAAATGGTGTAGCAGGAACGCGAGGCGATCCTTCGAGGCCGGTCGGATTTCGGTCGCATGCCCGTGGAGTGTCACAGGACAGGCTCACAGCAGGACTTGTTGTATTGGTAGTATGCCTGCCACAGGCACATCGCGAGACAGCATTCCCATGAGATGATGCAGATTTGATTCCAACCATGCAGTCCGCATTCGTAACTCAGCAGCTCGTTGCGACATAGATTTCGCTGAAGCGTTCAATGGCGTTGCCAGTCAGGTCTGCAGGAGCACGCTTGCCAACTATGCTGCCAATTGCCTTACGGGTCCGATTTCGGTGAACACGAGATGGCGGGTCAGTTCATGTGTGCCGAGACATTGGGGAGGATTTCGAAGCTGTCGGAGCTGCTGCCAGAACACGATCCTTCCAATGGCACAAGCCATCACGATGCGACAATACTGCGTGTGCAGGACGAGCCGTGtcatcgccgccgcagcagcggtgTCCAGTGTGTCGATGGCGAGGCGAGGCGAGCATGGGGTCTTGCAGATGTGTGCAGGCGGTTGGCGGGGAAGGACAGCGTGATAAGTCATGTGGGCCAAAATAAACTCGGCAATGAGCGCATGGTACAGCTTGGAGAGAGCTCGTAGCTATGCAACATATAGCAGCCGGCCTCGTTGCGTGTGAATGCTGTGCCACCAGCAGTATTGTGCCGCTCACGCTCCTGCAAATTGGCTCGTTCATTTCGCATCAATAGTCCCCGACCGTTGCGCGGGTCTTGAGCGTCTTGTTGAGGCGGCAGCTCAACACCTCCGCCCAAGTCCATGGCATAACATGTCCCGAAGCTTTTCGCTTGACGCCGCCACTTGGAATGATTTGCACGCCGACGACCTCGCTCgcctctctcctcctcttccctcTGCCTGCCAGAGTCGCCGTGAGCCATTGACCACCCCGCCGTGATGGCCGGCAAGGAAGATGTCTACTGCACCGTGAGCCTCGTGCCCGCCGCACTCGCTTCGTCCGCTCTACTGACACCTCGCCCAGCTCGTGCTCAACGATGGCTATTTACCCGGTatgcctctcctcctccacctcctccaactTCGCTCCCGCCGCCTTCTGCAATCACGCGCCTGCACCGAACCGGCGTGTGAGACGTGCTCCCCGCTAAGACAATCGCAGGCGCGGCCGTGCTGGCCCACTCGCTCCGAGACTGcgggacgaagaagaagttggcgTGTTTGATTGACCAGGAGGCCCTGCGGCATAGCACAATGGAAGAGCTACAGGTAACGCGTCCTGCAAGAGCCCATTGGGCAATTCGCGAGAATGACACGTGCAACAGTCTCTCTACAACTATGTTATTCCCATCGAGCGCATCGGCAACCCACATCCGGGCAACCTGTATCTCATGAACAGGCCCGACCTGCTCTACACATTCACCAAGATCAATCTCTGGCGCCAAACACAATTCCGTAAGATTGTATACATCGACGCCGACGTCGTGGCACTGCGAGCGCCGGAAGAGTTATTTGACATCGCAGAGAGCTTCGCCGCAGCCCCAGATGTCGGCTGGCCAGATGCCTTCAACACGGGAGTTATGGTGCTCACACCAGACATGGGCGAGTATCATGCCCTTCGTGGCCTAGCCAATGCAGGAGACAGCTTCGATGGTGCCGACCAAGGTCTTCTGAACCAGTACTATGAGCATCGTCCGTGGAAGCGATTGAGCTTCAAGTACAACACCACTCCGAGTGCCAACTACCAATATGAGCCGGCCTATCGATATTGGAAGCACGGTATCAGCATGGTCCATTTCATTGGTAAGGAGAAGCCATGGCATCGCGGCAGAGAACAGCATGGTGCTCCTGCAGCCTTTCAAGAAATGAATAGCAGATGGTGGGCTGTGTACGATCGGCACTTCCACGTCTCGGTGAGTTCAACAGATCATTGGGATATCTTGTGGCTGAGAGATTTCGTACAGACTTCCGATTACATTCACGGTCAGCGACGCGCGACGACGGAATATGTGCAAGAACACCAACCTGAGCCTCAGCATGTACCCCAGAAGTACTACGCCACCGGCTATCCAATTGCAACGACGCAGCCAGCGCCACCTCCGCAACGCGAAACGCAGGTGGCATATGTGCAGGGACATGGGCAGCATCATGCCTCGCATGGCCACCAATCGTACCAGCAACAGTCGCACGACCATGCACAAGAGCATCATCCCACAGGCACCGCGACCCCGCTGATGACAGAGCCAGGCGAGCGTGTAGAGAACATTGATCAAGGTCGTGTTCAACCCGCCCCGACAATCGAGCAACGCAAATTTTCTGCTCCGCACATGGAATGGGATGCCACCAGAGCTGCTCCTCCCGTGCAATCGAAGCCTGAAGCTGCGAACTTCCCGACGCAGACCTACGAGTTCAGCTGGGACCCAGCCCCGTTCCGAGCTCCACAGGCATATCCGCAGCCGCCCAGAGACATGTATTACGAGGTTCCGCCGCCTCCTGCCCCACGCAAGGTAGAAGAGAAACCGAAGGCAATTTTCCCATGGGAAGAGAGAGAAGTGCCGAAGCCGACACGAAGGTTTGTAGACGACGAACCGCAACCGCCGCCTCCGGTCCTGGAACCGGAATCCGCCTACATCGATGAACTAGAGGTTACTCCGGACTCCAAGGCGGAACCCTTGACACCCACCATTCAAATAAGGGACGCCGACCCATGGGCCTCATTTGGACAGAGTAAGAACGCGTGGGACGACGTCAACGGGATCAACTCCTACGTCCGTGCTTTGACGTCCTTCCAGAAGAATCGCGGCAAGGTACAAGTCGTGGAGTCGAACGTGCCGTCGACTGGTATAGCCGCGCCAACGAATATTCTGTCGCCCACTTCACAGTCCGATCCCGAGGATCTGGTCCAACGGGTCGAAAATGCACGCGGGCGACGAGAATCTCTAATCTTGACGGACTTTCCCTCCGCAATTGAGCGGCCTTCATTACCTGTGACACCAGCGCCTCAAAGAAGAGTGTTCTGGGGAGACGACCGCGACACAACGAGCGATCTACCACCTGCCGAAGGTGTACCCGACCAAGCCGATTGGGTACGTTGCATGATGTGTGGTTCTATCGTGCCTGAAAAGGCTCTGCAAGTCGCTGCTTTTACGCGTTCGTTATTGCAGTCTTGATTTTCATTGTCCCGCTGCGCGGCGACTGGCATCTTGGCTTCCTGAAGCAATGCTTTACGACTCGACGACATTGGCGATTGATTCGCGGTCTTGACTTGCGATTGCTGCGATTCCCGCGTCTTTCTTATCCACATGCTAATTTTTTCTATCAAGGATCCCAATGTTCGTCTAGAACAGCTTCGGCGCACCTCATTGATTGGCCCTGTCGACCTCAAGCTTCCGGACAAGAAATTGGCCGAACGCAAAATGCCTGAAACCGCTGTGCCAGTGCCGGAAACCACTTTCAATGCATCGCACGTGTCTGTGAGCAAAGAGTCACAGGCAGCACAGCCCGCAGGTGACGACACCCAACCGGCGCTGTTGAGCGGTGGAGGTAGCCCACACGGTCTGGATGGGGCCAATGACACATCGAGCAATGTCGTCAGCTCGACAATCAGCAAGAGCGAGTCCGAAGCGACAGCAACGTCGACACAGACGACAAACGCAATATCTACTGCACTTTCATCAAGCCAAATGGATGATCGATCGGGTGCAGTCACGATGCCTGGACAATATCCCGGGAGCCAGAATTCTGTGGCTTTTGTTGAGCCGAATTTTCAGAAAGACTTGACCGTGGACGAATTTGAGCACAAGGAAAAGACTGGCGAGGATCCACTCAGTCCAAAGCAAGAGGGTGGGACACTTTAGGAGCGATTTCGTTGCCTGTTGTTTGGGTGATACGCGGTGCTTTCTGCCGGTTTCCGTTGCATTCTCAGTCTCTTCATTTACGATGAACATTTCCCTGCGTGGCCAGTCTGGTGCAGCATATTGAGCGTTCATGTCTCTCCTCCCACCAGCGGGAGTGATGACCGGCGTGCATCAGCATCTCtgtataaatagtacttactTGAACAGTGGGAGTTTCTTTGACATAGTGGAGGGTATTGGTCGGCAAGGTTAGGGGGTGGCTCAGAAATTGCATCGTCGGTATTTGAGATGAGAATAGTAATCTCAACAGTGTTCGCAATTGATCAAATATTCGATTGTTTCCACCTTAATGGTTGAACAGGTAAGCCGGGAAGTGTACGCACTGGCAGCGTGGACCGATCTGGGAGTCTGAGATGCCCTGATGAAGCAGCTGAATGTGTCTGGGCAGATCTATGGCAGCTTCCTGCATTCGTGCCGCAGCGATCGCACTGTTAATCGGACTTGACATCAACCCGGGTAGAAGATTTGTCGGCCATTGCGAATGTCTAGACTTCTGGAGTGGCCAACGCACGACCGGGACAGACTACGTTAGTGTGGTACAAACTTATGCAGGTTTGGTCGGATGTGGACAAGGCACCAAAAGCCGCTTCGAACAATCGCTGCGGCTCATTCACACCTTCTCCCCGCTGGTGCCCTTGGACGTTCTGGAATGTGGTAATGATGGCTGCTGTTCCATCGAAAAGGATGCACTAGGTCTGGTCTCCTTTGCTTCGAAGTAAGACATTGCCGTCCTTGCATCTAATGCGCGCCATCCATCGTCCATCTGTCTGCTCGAGATGAAGCACGTGTGACCATGTGCTCTCCACATTCAGTCTAAGTGGGTCGTTCGGTCTAGTTCAGCCTCGACCTCAGCCTTGTGTTGCTGCATTGGTGCCCTGCACGTCGATGAGGCTGAAATTCGGCCTATTGGAATATAGCTCAGCCTTTTCCGCAGCCTTGTATGTCTCTGCTTCATCGGGCTATGTCCCGAAGAGGCTGCACAATGGAGGGAAAGCGCGGACTCACTCGGACGCCCTCCCTcctatttgcttctcttgaCCTCGCCGGCCCCGAAAGGCTTCTGGAGAGCATGGTCTAGATTTTTGTAACTCCTCAGCCTCACGGAATCGCATGTCTCGCGGCGTCGAGAGGGCGGCCGAGGTCGTGAGAGGACGATGCCTTGAAGGGGTAGCCTGAGAGGCATGGAGCAGTATAAAGTGTCGGTCGAAGTCCTCGAGAAAGAGACCAGcaagacaacaacatcaatcAATCGCCAGCCGATTACAGCACAACAGCTCTCACAAATCAACAACAGCCCGCAGTCCAACAGCAACCATGCACAGCTTCCAGCAAATCATCGCCTCGGCCATCTTTGGCCTCGCGGTCGCAAACCCAATGGCTCTCAACCCAGCAGAGTAAGCATCTCCTCCGATCAAGAATTCCAACGCAGACCTAACCACTCCCCTCCTCACAGCTCCTCCAACCTGCTCTTCACTCGCCAGGCCGAACCCAGCCAAACCATTTCCTGCCCAAGCATGAACGGCACCCTCGTCATCTCGAGCGGCAAAtccttcatcgtcgaatGCGGAATGGAT from Cercospora beticola chromosome 1, complete sequence encodes:
- a CDS encoding uncharacterized protein (CAZy:GT8) → MAGKEDVYCTLVLNDGYLPGAAVLAHSLRDCGTKKKLACLIDQEALRHSTMEELQSLYNYVIPIERIGNPHPGNLYLMNRPDLLYTFTKINLWRQTQFRKIVYIDADVVALRAPEELFDIAESFAAAPDVGWPDAFNTGVMVLTPDMGEYHALRGLANAGDSFDGADQGLLNQYYEHRPWKRLSFKYNTTPSANYQYEPAYRYWKHGISMVHFIGKEKPWHRGREQHGAPAAFQEMNSRWWAVYDRHFHVSTSDYIHGQRRATTEYVQEHQPEPQHVPQKYYATGYPIATTQPAPPPQRETQVAYVQGHGQHHASHGHQSYQQQSHDHAQEHHPTGTATPLMTEPGERVENIDQGRVQPAPTIEQRKFSAPHMEWDATRAAPPVQSKPEAANFPTQTYEFSWDPAPFRAPQAYPQPPRDMYYEVPPPPAPRKVEEKPKAIFPWEEREVPKPTRRFVDDEPQPPPPVLEPESAYIDELEVTPDSKAEPLTPTIQIRDADPWASFGQSKNAWDDVNGINSYVRALTSFQKNRGKVQVVESNVPSTGIAAPTNILSPTSQSDPEDLVQRVENARGRRESLILTDFPSAIERPSLPVTPAPQRRVFWGDDRDTTSDLPPAEGVPDQADWDPNVRLEQLRRTSLIGPVDLKLPDKKLAERKMPETAVPVPETTFNASHVSVSKESQAAQPAGDDTQPALLSGGGSPHGLDGANDTSSNVVSSTISKSESEATATSTQTTNAISTALSSSQMDDRSGAVTMPGQYPGSQNSVAFVEPNFQKDLTVDEFEHKEKTGEDPLSPKQEGGTL